A part of Microbacterium atlanticum genomic DNA contains:
- the dnaA gene encoding chromosomal replication initiator protein DnaA → MSSHEVPDVPVWTAVLDELVRDDRITPQLHGFISLAVPQGVMGGTLYLDVPNDLTAAQFTKRMRAPILEALTRVAEDVQDPASNFRVVVNPELADAHLTAPISLPQTAAAAPPSSSPVGRPPLEEPADVASVSRSDTRLNPKYTFDNFVIGQSNRFAHAAAVAVAEAPAKAYNPLFIYGDSGLGKTHLLHAIGDYALSLYAGIRVRYVSSEEFTNDFINSIANNRGSAFQARYRDVDILLIDDIQFLQGRAETQEAFFHTFNQLHDHDKQVVITSDVPPKHLTGFEDRMRSRFEWGLITDVQAPDLETRIAILRKKAQSERLHIPDEVLEYIATVVSSNIRELEGALIRVSAFASLNRSTLDMSLAQTVLRDIVDQDDANVVSPTDIITATAAYFKLTVDDLYGSSRSQSVATARQIAMYLCRERTSLSLPKIGQLFGNRDHTTVMYAYKKISELMKERRSIYNQVTEITAQLGRNGR, encoded by the coding sequence ATGTCATCGCACGAAGTTCCAGATGTTCCCGTCTGGACCGCCGTCCTCGACGAACTCGTGCGAGACGATCGCATCACCCCGCAGCTGCACGGCTTCATCAGCCTGGCCGTCCCGCAGGGCGTGATGGGCGGAACGCTCTATCTCGACGTGCCCAACGACCTCACCGCGGCGCAGTTCACCAAGCGCATGCGCGCGCCCATCCTCGAGGCGCTGACCCGGGTGGCCGAGGACGTCCAGGATCCCGCCTCGAACTTCCGCGTCGTCGTCAATCCCGAGCTGGCCGACGCGCACCTTACCGCTCCCATCTCGCTGCCGCAGACCGCCGCCGCTGCGCCGCCGTCCTCGTCCCCGGTCGGGCGCCCGCCGCTCGAGGAGCCTGCGGACGTGGCATCCGTCTCCCGCAGCGACACCCGGCTCAACCCGAAGTACACGTTCGACAACTTCGTCATCGGGCAGTCCAACCGCTTCGCGCATGCCGCAGCGGTCGCCGTGGCCGAAGCGCCCGCCAAGGCGTACAACCCGCTGTTCATCTACGGCGACTCGGGGCTCGGCAAGACCCACCTCCTGCATGCGATCGGCGACTACGCGCTGAGCCTGTACGCCGGCATCCGTGTGCGGTACGTGTCCAGCGAGGAGTTCACGAACGACTTCATCAACTCGATCGCCAACAACCGCGGCTCGGCATTCCAAGCGCGGTATCGCGACGTCGACATCCTGCTGATCGACGACATCCAGTTCCTCCAGGGCCGCGCCGAGACGCAGGAGGCCTTCTTCCACACGTTCAACCAGCTGCACGACCACGACAAGCAGGTCGTGATCACGAGCGACGTGCCGCCGAAGCACCTCACCGGCTTCGAGGACCGCATGCGCAGCCGGTTCGAGTGGGGTCTCATCACCGACGTCCAGGCGCCGGACCTCGAGACGCGCATCGCGATCCTCCGCAAGAAGGCGCAGTCCGAGCGCCTGCACATTCCCGACGAGGTGCTGGAGTACATCGCCACGGTCGTCTCCAGCAACATCCGTGAGCTCGAGGGCGCCCTCATCCGCGTGTCGGCGTTCGCGAGCCTCAACCGCTCAACCCTCGACATGTCGCTGGCCCAGACCGTGCTGCGCGACATCGTCGACCAGGACGACGCCAACGTCGTCTCACCGACCGACATCATCACGGCGACAGCGGCCTACTTCAAGCTGACGGTGGATGACCTGTACGGGTCGAGCCGGTCGCAGTCCGTGGCCACCGCGCGTCAGATCGCGATGTATCTGTGTCGTGAGCGCACCAGCCTGTCGCTGCCCAAGATCGGGCAGCTCTTCGGCAACCGCGATCACACCACGGTCATGTACGCGTACAAGAAGATCAGCGAGCTGATGAAGGAGCGCCGCTCCATCTACAACCAGGTCACCGAGATCACCGCCCAGCTGGGCCGGAACGGCCGCTGA
- the dnaN gene encoding DNA polymerase III subunit beta, protein MKFHVNRDVFSEAVSFVVKLLPQRNPQPILAGVLIEASDEGLSLAAFDYEASARTTIEATVDEPGTILVHGRLLSDIASRLPNAPIQIEVDQDGGILLTCGSARFTLASMPVQEYPAIPEVSGDSGLVPSEDFATAISQVAFAASRDDVTPVLTGVQLEVSGTRLSLVATDRYRVALREIPWDGGSAAGDEATTALVPARTLTEVGKTFAHGGDISIAFSGSGDREIIAFTAGNKTVTSLLIKGNFPPVRRLFPEQTEHHAVVNTAELAEAVRRVSLVLDRSAPLRFTFTSDSVSMDASGTEQARATESVDATLQGGDEVTLGLNPQYLLESLGAVKSEFVRITFTSSENANKLSPVLITPQTSVDRAGSDSFRYLLQPNLLLR, encoded by the coding sequence GTGAAGTTCCACGTCAATCGCGATGTGTTCAGCGAAGCCGTATCGTTCGTCGTCAAGCTCCTGCCGCAGCGGAACCCCCAGCCGATCCTCGCCGGCGTGCTGATCGAGGCATCCGACGAGGGGCTCTCGCTCGCGGCGTTCGACTACGAGGCCTCGGCCCGCACCACGATCGAGGCGACCGTCGATGAGCCGGGGACGATCCTGGTGCACGGCCGGCTGCTGTCCGACATCGCCAGCCGTCTTCCCAACGCGCCCATCCAGATCGAGGTCGACCAGGACGGCGGCATCCTGCTGACGTGCGGCTCGGCCCGGTTCACACTGGCGTCCATGCCGGTGCAGGAGTATCCCGCGATCCCCGAGGTCTCGGGCGATTCGGGTCTCGTGCCGTCGGAGGACTTCGCCACCGCCATCTCGCAGGTCGCGTTCGCCGCGTCGCGCGACGACGTGACGCCGGTGCTGACCGGCGTGCAGCTCGAGGTCTCGGGCACCCGCCTCAGCCTCGTGGCCACCGACCGCTACCGCGTGGCGCTGCGCGAGATCCCGTGGGACGGCGGGTCGGCCGCGGGCGACGAGGCGACGACGGCGCTCGTGCCCGCGCGCACGCTCACCGAGGTCGGGAAGACCTTCGCGCACGGCGGCGACATCTCCATCGCGTTCTCGGGGTCGGGCGACCGCGAGATCATCGCCTTCACCGCCGGCAACAAGACCGTGACGTCGCTGCTGATCAAGGGCAACTTCCCGCCCGTTCGGCGGCTGTTCCCCGAGCAGACCGAGCACCACGCGGTGGTCAACACGGCGGAGCTCGCCGAGGCGGTGCGCCGCGTGTCGCTGGTGCTGGACCGCTCCGCCCCGCTGCGGTTCACTTTCACGTCCGACAGCGTGTCGATGGATGCCTCGGGCACCGAGCAGGCGCGCGCGACGGAGTCGGTGGATGCCACGCTGCAGGGCGGCGACGAGGTCACGCTGGGTCTCAACCCGCAGTACCTGCTCGAGTCGCTCGGTGCCGTCAAGAGCGAGTTCGTGCGGATCACCTTCACCTCGAGCGAGAACGCGAACAAGCTCAGCCCCGTGCTGATCACCCCGCAGACGTCGGTGGACCGCGCCGGTTCGGACTCGTTCCGCTACCTGCTGCAGCCCAACCTCCTCCTCAGGTGA
- the recF gene encoding DNA replication/repair protein RecF (All proteins in this family for which functions are known are DNA-binding proteins that assist the filamentation of RecA onto DNA for the initiation of recombination or recombinational repair.) — protein sequence MIVEHLSLVDFRNYAAADVELGPGPNVFVGRNGQGKTNLAEAIGFLATLGSHRVSHDAPMVRDGADAAIIRARLAHGERRVQLEVQVNRQGSNKARVNGSPVKPADLPRYAQVVLFAPEDLQIVRGDPSARRRFADQLLVQRAPRMAGVISDYDRVLKQRNALLKSARARGIRGDALSTLDVWDDKLVSLGTQLIAARLALAADLATPLAAAYTAIAGADHNHEIEWALSVAGAETGEDADGAASTTTGGPGGPGAGPVPDASTTRIAELFRQALAVRRASELERGLTLVGPHRDDLLLRIRGLPVKGYASHGESWSVALSLRLASAELLRADSRLGDPVLILDDVFAELDADRRARLAGLAAGYEQVVVTAAVEGDVPENLRARMVRVDAGRIVGRVDEEEADA from the coding sequence GTGATCGTGGAGCACCTGAGTCTGGTCGACTTCCGCAACTATGCGGCCGCCGACGTCGAGCTCGGCCCCGGTCCCAACGTCTTCGTCGGCCGCAACGGCCAAGGCAAGACCAATCTCGCCGAGGCGATCGGCTTCCTCGCGACGCTGGGCTCGCATCGCGTCTCCCACGACGCGCCCATGGTGCGCGACGGCGCGGACGCTGCGATCATCCGCGCCCGGCTCGCCCACGGCGAGCGCCGGGTGCAGCTGGAGGTGCAGGTCAATCGGCAGGGGTCGAACAAGGCGCGGGTCAACGGGTCGCCGGTGAAGCCCGCCGACCTGCCGAGGTACGCGCAGGTGGTGCTGTTCGCGCCCGAGGATCTGCAGATCGTCCGCGGCGACCCGTCGGCCCGCCGCAGGTTCGCCGATCAGCTGCTGGTGCAGCGCGCGCCGCGCATGGCCGGCGTGATCTCGGACTACGACCGCGTGCTCAAGCAGCGCAACGCGCTGCTGAAGTCGGCGAGGGCGCGGGGGATCCGCGGCGACGCCCTCTCCACCCTCGATGTGTGGGACGACAAGCTCGTCTCGCTCGGCACCCAGCTGATCGCCGCCCGGCTGGCGCTGGCCGCCGACCTGGCGACACCACTCGCTGCCGCCTACACCGCCATCGCGGGGGCCGACCACAACCACGAGATCGAGTGGGCGCTGTCGGTCGCCGGCGCCGAGACGGGTGAGGACGCCGACGGCGCCGCTTCGACGACGACCGGCGGGCCGGGCGGGCCGGGAGCCGGACCGGTTCCGGATGCCTCGACCACCCGCATCGCCGAGCTCTTCCGCCAGGCACTCGCGGTCAGGCGCGCGTCCGAGCTCGAGCGCGGACTCACCCTCGTCGGGCCCCACCGCGACGACCTGCTGCTGCGGATCCGCGGGCTTCCGGTGAAGGGCTACGCGTCGCACGGCGAATCGTGGTCGGTGGCGCTCTCGCTGCGCCTGGCCTCGGCCGAGCTCCTCCGGGCCGACTCGCGGCTCGGCGACCCGGTGCTCATCCTCGACGACGTGTTCGCCGAGCTCGACGCCGACCGCCGCGCGCGGCTCGCGGGCCTGGCCGCCGGCTACGAGCAGGTGGTCGTCACCGCGGCCGTCGAAGGCGATGTGCCCGAGAACCTGCGTGCCCGCATGGTGCGGGTGGATGCGGGTCGCATCGTGGGCCGCGTCGACGAGGAGGAGGCCGATGCCTGA